CACCGCTTCACCGGCAGCCGATGTTTCCGCATCGACAACAACCGCCCGTGGGTTCAGCCCGGCAATCCGGCTCTTCAACCTTGCGACGGCACCTTCATCAGCAAGGCTCGCCTTGGTCATCACCAGCCGGTCGGCCACCGCCACCTGCCGGACAGCTTCACTGTAACTGTCCAGCGTTCTCTCGCCATTGACGGCATCAATCACGGTGACCAGCCCTTCCAGCTGAAACGATTGAGACAAAACAGGATGTCCCATCACCGACTGCATCACCGGGGCGGGATCCGCCAATCCGGTGGTTTCGATCACCACCCGCGACAGAGACTTGATCCGCCCGGTCTGCAAGGCATCGACAAGTTCGGCCAGCGTATCGATCAATTCACCACGCACGGTGCAGCACAGGCAGCCATCCGAAAGCTGGACGATGGAATCGCTGGAGGCTTCGACCAGAAGGTGATCTATCCCCACTTCACCGAATTCATTGATGATCACCGCGGCGTCGCGCATGGCGGGATCCTTCAGCAGCCGGTTCAGCAGCGTGGATTTTCCAGCACCGAGAAAGCCGGTCAGGATGGAAACAGGAATGCGATCAGCAAGGGCAACCATGGTCATGACCTCTTCTTATACCAAGGCTGGGAGATGCTCACGCATCCTCGCCTTGGAAGAATTTCGAATTTTACAAATCTATTAAAGGCTTGAGTTATTCGAAAAGAAAAAACGGACTGCCATTATCAATGGCGCCCCGCATTACATTTGCGGGCGCGGCGTGGGGCGCGGAACTTCGCCCATCTGCTGCTGTTTGGCACCCGAAGCAGCCGGTGGCGGATCCGGCGGCTCACTGCCGGGGATGAGGCCAGCAAAGACTGGCACCGGCGGCGCGGACATTTCATGGATATAGGGCGATTGCAGCTTCATCCGGCCGGTCTCGTCCCGGGTTTCGCTGCGCCGCTTGCGTGCCTCCGTGGAGCACATTTCGGCGGACACGTCATTCACCGCGTTCAAACCGTCAACGCTGTCAGGCCCTAGCGCCGAAAGGCGCGATCCCTGAGCATTGGGTCGATCGAAATATTTCTGGAGCAGATTGGCGGAAATATCGGCGCGTGCTGCCAGGCTGTCAGCACCCATCACCACGGTGATCAGCGTACGGCCATTGCGGGTCGCAGAGGTGATCTGGTTAAAACCGGAGGCACAGATATAACCGGTCTTCATGCCATCGACCCCATCGAAACGGCCGACCAGCATGTTGACATTGGGATAGACCTTTTTGCCGGTATCAATCGCTTCGATCTTGAAATAGCCCGCATATTCAGGAAATTCGCGACGAATGGTCACGGCCAGCACCGCAAGATCGCGGGCCGTGGAATATTGGCCGGGAGCTGGCAATCCATTCGGATTGACGAAATGGCTGGATGTCATGCCGAGCCGGGCGGCCTCGGCATTCATCCGGGCAACAAACGCCGCCTGGCTGCCGCCGACATTTTCTGCCACGGCCACGGCGATGTCATTGGCAGATTTCACCAGCATCATCTTCAGGGCATCGTCCAGCGTCATTTTCGAGCCGGGCTTGAAGAACATTTTGCTCGGTGCTTGCGACGCTGCAAAGGCACTCAGTGTCACCACGCTGTCCAGGCGCACTTCACCGGCTCTCAGCGCCCTGAACGTCGTATAGGCCGTCATCAGCTTGGTCAGCGAGGCCGGATACCATTTCTTGAAACTATCCTGATGCTCCAGCACCGTCAGGGAGTTGACATCCACCACCAGCACGGGGTTGGCTGCGACCGCAGACGGCAGCATGGCGGCAAACAAGGCAACGGCAACTAAGGCGCGCCGGATCTGGCGAGGCAGCACGGACAATGACTTCTCCTTCCGGAAACTGGACAGACCACCCTGAATGTCTCTCGCATCGGGCAACCATATGTCCTATATGTCGAACCAATGGCAAAGCCCATCAGCAACGTCAATTGCAACCGAGTGATAAATGAGCCGGACCTGCCCGGTTCAAACGCATGTGATCAGGAAAACCGATGCCAATCTTGAACCGCGCCGCAGAACTGGAAGCCGATGTCCGGCAATGGCGCCATCATCTGCACCAGAATCCGGAAATTCTGTATGACGTCCATGAGACGGCTGCCTTTGTCACAGAAAAACTGAAGGAATTCGGCGTCGACGAGGTGGTCACGGGTTTAGGACGCACCGGCGTCGTTGGCCTGATCAAGGGACGCGGCGATGGCAGCCGGGTGATCGGCCTTCGCGCCGACATGGATGCCCTGCCCCTTCAGGAAATCACCGGCAAAGCCTGGGCATCGAAAACCGATGGCCGCATGCATGCCTGTGGTCATGATGGCCATACCGCCATGCTGCTGGGTGCCGCGAAATATCTGGCCGAGAACCGCAATTTCAACGGCTCCGTCGCCGTAATTTTCCAGCCCGCCGAAGAAGGCGGAGCAGGCGCGCTGGCCATGGTGGAAGACGGCCTGATGGAGCGCTTCGACATCGCCGAAGTCTATGGCATGCACAACATGCCCGGCATGCCGGTTGGCACCTTCGCGATCCGCAAGGGCGGGATCATGGCGGCTCCGGACAAATTCTTCATCACCATCAAGGGCCGTGGCGGCCATGCTGCCGAACCGCACCGCGCCATCGATCCGATTGCCATCGGCGCCCAGATCGTCACCAATCTGCAATTGATCGCGGCGCGCAGCGCCAATCCGGTGCGCTCGGTCGTCGTCTCCGTCACTCGCTTTCAGGCAGGAACGACCCACAACATCATTCCCGAGCAGGCCGAACTGACCGGTACTGTGCGCACCCATGACGACGAAACACAGGACATGGCAGAGCGCCGGATCCGCGAAATCGTCGCTGGCGTCGCCAGCGCCCATGGGGCAGAAGCAGATGTGATCTATGAACGCCCCTGCCCGGTCACGGCCAATCATCCTGAGGAAACCGACAATGCCGCCCGCGCCGCCATCGATATCGTCGGCGAAGGCAATGTGAACACCGACGTCGCCCCCTCCATGGCAGGCGAAGACTTCGCCTTCATGCTGAAGGCCAGACCCGGCGCCTATATCATGATCGGCAATGGCAATACGGCGGGCCTTCACAACCCGGCCTATGATTTCAACGACGAAGCCATCGCCTACGGCATTTCCTACTGGGTCAGGCTTGCCGAACAGCGGCTGGCGGATTGAGATATCGCAAGGAAAAGGCTTGGCTTCACGAACGGGTTTTTGTAAGGAGATAGGCAGTGGTTCCGTAGCTCAGCAGGATAGAGCATCAGATTCCTAATCTGAGGGTCACGCGTTCGAATCGCGTCGGAATCACCATTTTTAAGCCAAAAGCGAAATAAACGAAATTTTGCAGTGCGGCCGCCATATTTTCACAAGCTTTTTGGAATTAGGAACTACTATCGGTCGACCGGGCGCGGACCTGCGTCGGCTCATGCTGAAGTTATCATGCTTCAGAGAGGCTTTTGGATTTCGGAGTGTACTGGTGACCGTGAGAACTGCGAAAAACGATAGCGTCGTGACACCGCCCGCCGTTCCTGTACGGCGAGCTGCCGCAGAGCGCTATGCGCTGGTTGCCCCAACTTCGGCCGCGCGCTGGCTGCTGCTGGCCGTCTTGATGGCTAGCGCCTATTTTTTCTACGGTTTCATTGTACCCCTGCTGGCCGCCATGGTGATCGGCTTTGCAAGCTGGCCGATCTATCGGCGCATCCTTAGCCTCGCCCGTGGCAATAGGACGATTGGTGCAACGATTGCCATCATTCTTGTGGTCTCCTTCATTGTCGTCCCCATCTCGCTGGCGGGCATCTATGCCGTCGATGAGGTGAAAAGCTGGGGCGTTTGGGCCTTGAGGGCCAATGAAGTCGGTGCGCCGGTCCCGCAATGGTTAATCCAGGTTCCTCTGGCCGGAGCCTGGCTTTCCGAGCATTGGGATCAATATGTCGGCCATCCCGGCGCGCTTGGCGAATTGGTGCAACTGATCAGCGGCGCCAATATCGGCACGATTTATCGTGGCCTGCTGGTGGTCGGCTCCTCGGCCTTCCATAGCTTTCTCACCCTGCTCTTCATGCTGATCGCCTTGTTTTTCGTCTATCGCGACGGGGAGCGTATTGTCGCACAGGTGGATATCGTCGGCGAACGCATCCTGCCCGGGCGCTGGGAACGGGTATCTCGTCTGGTTCCGCTGACCATCAGTTCCACGGTGACCGGCATGACGATCATTGCGGTCGGCGAAGGCATCGTGCTTGGCCTCGCCTATTGGATCGCCGGCGTGCCTTCCCCTGTGACGCTGGGCATCATCACCGGCTTCATGGCGCTTATTCCCGGTGGCGCGCCGCTGTCCTTCACCCTGGTCTCGATCTATCTGGTTGCCAGCGGATCGACCATTGCAGGGGTCGGATTGCTTGCCTGGGGAACCGTGGAGCTTTTCATTGTCGATAAGACATTGCGGCCAAGACTGGTGGGCGGACCAATCAAACTCCCCTTCCTGCCAACATTTTTCGGCCTGATCGGCGGCGTCAAGACCATGGGCATGCTCGGCCTGTTCGTCGGCCCGGTGCTGATGGCGATCCTGGTGGCCATCTGGCGCGAATGGCTCCTGGAAGCCAAACAGCCCGAGTGATCGCGCTTCGGTAGCGCTTTCCGCCAAACCGGTTCGGGAATGTCTGCCAGGCAAAGAAGCCGACAGGGAAATCTATTTAGAAACTCAGTTGATATAGCCGAGCCTGATAGCCTTGGCGATTGCCTGTATACGGTTGACCGAATCAAGCTTGATCGTCGCCGAGCCCAGGTAAGCATTGACGGTATGGACCGAGAGGCCGAGATTTTCGGCAATTTCTTCGCTGATCCGCCCGTCGCCCGCCAATTGCAGGCAGGCGATTTCCCGGTCGCTCAACGCCTCGGAGGGCGCTACTTTTCGCTCGCTCAGGGATAGAATATCCATCATCAGCTTGCAGCTGCGATTATGCATGTCGATCATCACATCGCTATCGAGATCCTCAGATCCGTTTAATGCGAAGATGACATAGCCATTGCCGACAGCGCCCAGCCGGACAGGAAAGGCAACACCCGAAAACGGCAGATTGCCAGCAGGCAGGCGCGATACGAAAGCCCCAAACTCACTGCTAATACAGAATGTGGCGTTGTCCTTGGCATTCCACATCAAAGGCAGCAGCAAATCGTCGATATGGCTCAGCAGAAGGTCGCCGTAGCAGGACACAAATGCGTCGCTATAGCTGCCGACCATGCCGCTAGCCGCCCAGCTCTCACATTCGCATTGCAACATGCGTTTGCGCGGCAGGCCTGAACCCGCCACCCGAAACACCGCGAAGCTGCGGGCGTTGATCGCCTTCTGCATGGCAATCAGCCGAGGAAAAATATCGCCCCGGTTCGCAGCCAGCCGGGCTTTCAGATCTGCCGCCGATCCTGTCCTGCCGCTCGACATGTCTGCATTAAACGCCATGGCTGCCTTTCATACCAACGCTTGAAGATGCGAACGCATCTCCATCTTGAAGTGGTTGTGGATGTCTCAAGACATCAAAGACTTGAGATATCCTGAATTAGAATGCCAACCGTCACCTTGAAGGGCAGTCGGCGCTTAGACCAGATTGTTGCGAACCGCGTAGGCAATCGCTTCAGAGCGAGTTTTCGTAGCTGTCTTGCGCATCACACTGGTGATGTAATTATTGATTGTATTGCGGGAAATACCCAGAATCGTGGCTATTTCATCGCTTGTCTTGCCTTCAGCAATCCAAAACAGGCATTCCAATTCGCGTTCCGTCAGCTCAAAATCACGATCTGCTTTCTGCGACCGTCCCGTCGACAGGCTAACGCAATAGGCTGCCAACAAACCCACGTCCCGCAACCGGTCCGGCGAGATTACGAATCCGTCCGGAAGAAGCATGACCAGCGCCAGCCGTGTGCGCCCAACATTGAACATGACGGAGCAATATTGACGGCTGGCCCCTAAGGGCAGTTCCAGGTCGTCAGGCAGGAGCACGAATTTTGCTTGCAGCAGACCCAGGCATTTTTCAAGCTCGGTGGCCCGTGAACAGGCAGCCGACAATTCCGTGGCAACCCCACGCGCCAGATCGAACGGCCAGTCGGCCGTCACCACGAAATCCAGCCCATGTTCCTGAATAAGGTCGTATCGCGCTAGGAGATAGTGCGAGGCTCCGGCATAATCCGTCAGGATATGCATTGCCACCCGAAGCTTTCCTGAGGACGCTGCCGAGGAAAGCTGCCTGATCATCGCATCACGCAACCTGGGCCCTTCAGGCCTGTTCGCCGTCTTCTGGCTACGGATCCCTTGATAGCCCCCAGGCTCAAGGAGTTCGACACTCATAAGGCTCCCCTTTCAAGGGACGAAACGGCCACCTCTCACTATGCTTTGCCACGGAAGCCGCCCATTCCGTGGTTAGGCGCGTCATTCGAAACATGCCGAATCACCATGTTGTTATTGTATGTAAATAACTTCTAAACGCTACGGGGATTAGCACAGAAGGTGTGGCTTATCCGCACCATACAAAAATGCTGCGCCGACTTTCGCTGGCGCAGCACTGTTATTGCCCGTGATTGAAGGATCAGGCTGCGTTCTCGACCGCCCATTTGCGCAGGATCTTGGCAGCGCGCTCTTCCGAGATTTCCACCATACGCGCCAGGCGCCGTTCCGGGCCTTCCTTGACGCGACGGTTGAAGCCGCCATTCGGGTCATTGTCGAGGGCAAGGACATCATCGGCGCTATCGAAGCCGAAATCGGAACCAAAGCCATCCATCAGGCCGCCGCCGGCACCGGCATCAAGACCGGGCGAGAAGTCGGGCAGTTCCAGTCCGGCAACAGCGTCGCTGCCACCCTCAAGCGCCGCAGTTCCACCGCCGCCCATCGA
The Allorhizobium ampelinum S4 genome window above contains:
- a CDS encoding CobW family GTP-binding protein; the encoded protein is MVALADRIPVSILTGFLGAGKSTLLNRLLKDPAMRDAAVIINEFGEVGIDHLLVEASSDSIVQLSDGCLCCTVRGELIDTLAELVDALQTGRIKSLSRVVIETTGLADPAPVMQSVMGHPVLSQSFQLEGLVTVIDAVNGERTLDSYSEAVRQVAVADRLVMTKASLADEGAVARLKSRIAGLNPRAVVVDAETSAAGEAVILNNGLYDPATKMPDVARWLQEEQHAEDHRHHDHDHDHDHDHDHDHDHDHDHDHYHAHHHHDDVTRHGATIRSFSILHDDPVDPAALHMFIDLLRSAHGEKMLRMKAVVGLKDDPERPVVIHGVQSIFHPPHRLAAWPDPSDRRSRLVMITDGLDEAYVRDLFDAFTGKVAIDRPDRKALEDNPLAVPGMTF
- a CDS encoding D-alanyl-D-alanine carboxypeptidase family protein, translated to MLPRQIRRALVAVALFAAMLPSAVAANPVLVVDVNSLTVLEHQDSFKKWYPASLTKLMTAYTTFRALRAGEVRLDSVVTLSAFAASQAPSKMFFKPGSKMTLDDALKMMLVKSANDIAVAVAENVGGSQAAFVARMNAEAARLGMTSSHFVNPNGLPAPGQYSTARDLAVLAVTIRREFPEYAGYFKIEAIDTGKKVYPNVNMLVGRFDGVDGMKTGYICASGFNQITSATRNGRTLITVVMGADSLAARADISANLLQKYFDRPNAQGSRLSALGPDSVDGLNAVNDVSAEMCSTEARKRRSETRDETGRMKLQSPYIHEMSAPPVPVFAGLIPGSEPPDPPPAASGAKQQQMGEVPRPTPRPQM
- a CDS encoding M20 aminoacylase family protein: MPILNRAAELEADVRQWRHHLHQNPEILYDVHETAAFVTEKLKEFGVDEVVTGLGRTGVVGLIKGRGDGSRVIGLRADMDALPLQEITGKAWASKTDGRMHACGHDGHTAMLLGAAKYLAENRNFNGSVAVIFQPAEEGGAGALAMVEDGLMERFDIAEVYGMHNMPGMPVGTFAIRKGGIMAAPDKFFITIKGRGGHAAEPHRAIDPIAIGAQIVTNLQLIAARSANPVRSVVVSVTRFQAGTTHNIIPEQAELTGTVRTHDDETQDMAERRIREIVAGVASAHGAEADVIYERPCPVTANHPEETDNAARAAIDIVGEGNVNTDVAPSMAGEDFAFMLKARPGAYIMIGNGNTAGLHNPAYDFNDEAIAYGISYWVRLAEQRLAD
- a CDS encoding AI-2E family transporter; amino-acid sequence: MTPPAVPVRRAAAERYALVAPTSAARWLLLAVLMASAYFFYGFIVPLLAAMVIGFASWPIYRRILSLARGNRTIGATIAIILVVSFIVVPISLAGIYAVDEVKSWGVWALRANEVGAPVPQWLIQVPLAGAWLSEHWDQYVGHPGALGELVQLISGANIGTIYRGLLVVGSSAFHSFLTLLFMLIALFFVYRDGERIVAQVDIVGERILPGRWERVSRLVPLTISSTVTGMTIIAVGEGIVLGLAYWIAGVPSPVTLGIITGFMALIPGGAPLSFTLVSIYLVASGSTIAGVGLLAWGTVELFIVDKTLRPRLVGGPIKLPFLPTFFGLIGGVKTMGMLGLFVGPVLMAILVAIWREWLLEAKQPE
- the visR gene encoding transcriptional regulator VisR, translated to MAFNADMSSGRTGSAADLKARLAANRGDIFPRLIAMQKAINARSFAVFRVAGSGLPRKRMLQCECESWAASGMVGSYSDAFVSCYGDLLLSHIDDLLLPLMWNAKDNATFCISSEFGAFVSRLPAGNLPFSGVAFPVRLGAVGNGYVIFALNGSEDLDSDVMIDMHNRSCKLMMDILSLSERKVAPSEALSDREIACLQLAGDGRISEEIAENLGLSVHTVNAYLGSATIKLDSVNRIQAIAKAIRLGYIN
- the visN gene encoding transcriptional regulator VisN; the protein is MSVELLEPGGYQGIRSQKTANRPEGPRLRDAMIRQLSSAASSGKLRVAMHILTDYAGASHYLLARYDLIQEHGLDFVVTADWPFDLARGVATELSAACSRATELEKCLGLLQAKFVLLPDDLELPLGASRQYCSVMFNVGRTRLALVMLLPDGFVISPDRLRDVGLLAAYCVSLSTGRSQKADRDFELTERELECLFWIAEGKTSDEIATILGISRNTINNYITSVMRKTATKTRSEAIAYAVRNNLV